The Xenorhabdus doucetiae genome has a window encoding:
- a CDS encoding STY4534 family ICE replication protein, which yields MSENTTPLTKNDYFNLNIKGLGYLNNIRHVSTASGTFLSCVINALNGPSDNPVYVRFDITVVGKEATSLVGRCQKAVDEDKKVLLGFTLSNPSTDIFTLKRGDHAGEQRVSLKARLIKVDWIKIGQEKVYQAEQSDSTPPQNGITQQEYAENSF from the coding sequence ATGTCTGAGAATACAACACCATTAACCAAAAACGACTATTTCAACCTGAACATTAAGGGACTGGGTTATTTGAATAACATTCGCCATGTCAGCACCGCCAGCGGCACGTTCCTGAGCTGTGTGATTAACGCGCTGAACGGGCCCAGTGATAATCCGGTCTATGTGCGTTTTGATATTACCGTCGTCGGCAAGGAGGCGACCAGTCTGGTCGGTCGTTGCCAGAAAGCGGTGGATGAGGATAAAAAAGTGCTGCTGGGTTTTACCCTAAGCAACCCTTCGACCGACATTTTTACCCTGAAACGCGGTGATCATGCCGGCGAACAGCGTGTCAGCCTGAAAGCCCGCCTGATCAAAGTCGACTGGATTAAAATTGGCCAGGAGAAAGTGTATCAGGCCGAACAATCCGACTCAACGCCGCCGCAGAACGGCATCACGCAACAAGAATATGCAGAAAACTCGTTCTGA
- the ssb gene encoding single-stranded DNA-binding protein: protein MSSRGINKVILVGFLGQEPEIRYLPAGGTVATLSLATSESWRDKQTGELREKTEWHRVVIFGKLAEIAAEYLQKGTQVYIEGQLQTRKWQDNQGQDRYSTEVVVNVNGSMQMLGSRHDSKSAVPQQAGHKSPQPQKQPLSQPQSQSVNKERKNTRAVQVSALSEEEDVDWNDEIPF, encoded by the coding sequence ATGTCTTCACGTGGTATTAACAAGGTGATTTTAGTCGGTTTTCTGGGGCAAGAGCCGGAAATTCGTTATCTGCCCGCCGGCGGAACCGTGGCAACGCTTTCACTGGCCACCTCGGAAAGTTGGCGTGATAAACAAACCGGTGAACTGCGGGAAAAAACCGAATGGCATCGGGTGGTGATCTTCGGCAAATTAGCGGAAATTGCGGCGGAGTATTTGCAGAAAGGCACCCAGGTGTATATTGAAGGCCAGCTGCAAACGCGCAAGTGGCAGGATAACCAGGGGCAGGATCGCTATTCAACCGAAGTGGTGGTGAATGTGAACGGTTCGATGCAGATGTTGGGCAGTCGTCATGATTCAAAGAGTGCGGTACCTCAGCAGGCAGGGCATAAGTCGCCACAGCCACAGAAGCAGCCACTTTCTCAACCTCAATCCCAATCCGTTAATAAGGAAAGAAAAAACACGCGTGCGGTACAGGTTTCAGCCTTATCGGAAGAGGAAGACGTTGACTGGAATGATGAGATCCCTTTTTGA
- a CDS encoding Abi family protein, protein MTTATQKKIYQKRPEDISFLINKLQERGLIIKERKAAEQALTFIGYYRLRGYFYPFYIMDEQRIPQPVEPKHFVEGTTLEEVLRLYEFDRKLRLIILEQIQKVEIALRTCLSEHMSGKYGAHWFMNLAVLSSDYQYENFFGQINEAKETFIEHYKKKYHTPKYPPSWMITETLSFGSWSKIYQSLLLVDQKAIAHQFNVKSYEVMASWFHTLSHIRNLCAHHNRIWNRSFRAFPPKKARELEEHITNPTTLYSRLVILKYLSAQVSYHNGLKTQLTELMKDKPGCVKWETMGFIDHWDKTSLWQ, encoded by the coding sequence ATGACTACCGCTACACAAAAAAAGATTTATCAAAAGCGTCCGGAAGATATTTCTTTTCTTATTAATAAACTTCAGGAACGCGGCTTAATAATAAAAGAGCGTAAGGCTGCGGAACAGGCACTGACATTTATCGGTTACTACAGATTACGGGGTTATTTTTATCCTTTTTACATAATGGATGAACAGCGCATACCCCAACCGGTTGAGCCAAAGCATTTTGTCGAAGGCACCACGTTAGAAGAGGTTCTGCGGCTTTATGAATTTGATCGCAAATTACGCCTGATTATACTTGAACAAATACAAAAAGTTGAAATAGCACTGCGGACTTGTTTGTCTGAACATATGAGTGGCAAATATGGTGCCCACTGGTTCATGAATTTGGCTGTTTTAAGTTCGGATTATCAGTATGAAAACTTTTTTGGCCAAATTAATGAAGCTAAAGAAACCTTTATCGAACATTATAAGAAAAAGTATCACACGCCCAAATATCCGCCTTCCTGGATGATTACAGAAACATTGAGTTTCGGATCATGGTCGAAAATATATCAATCGTTATTGCTTGTTGACCAGAAAGCGATCGCACACCAATTTAATGTGAAAAGTTATGAGGTCATGGCCTCGTGGTTTCATACATTAAGCCATATTCGTAATCTTTGTGCGCACCATAATCGTATCTGGAACCGGTCTTTTCGGGCATTTCCGCCGAAAAAAGCGCGTGAATTGGAAGAACATATTACTAACCCAACCACGCTTTACAGTCGACTGGTTATTCTGAAGTATCTTTCCGCTCAGGTGTCTTACCATAATGGTTTAAAAACACAATTAACTGAATTAATGAAAGATAAACCTGGTTGTGTTAAATGGGAAACGATGGGATTTATTGATCATTGGGATAAGACATCACTCTGGCAGTAA
- a CDS encoding helix-turn-helix domain-containing protein, with amino-acid sequence MTMTHTQKDWHPAEIICALRKRGTTLAAVSREAGLSSSTLANTLSRAWPKGEWIIANYLDVHPSEIWPSRYFDQNGQLIERAARKAIAEGPSEQ; translated from the coding sequence ATGACTATGACTCACACTCAGAAAGACTGGCACCCAGCCGAAATTATTTGTGCATTACGCAAACGTGGTACGACACTCGCCGCCGTTTCCCGCGAAGCCGGATTAAGCTCCTCAACCCTCGCCAACACCCTGTCACGCGCCTGGCCGAAAGGGGAATGGATCATTGCGAATTACCTCGACGTCCATCCCTCTGAAATCTGGCCGAGCCGTTATTTTGACCAGAATGGTCAGTTGATTGAGCGTGCGGCGCGCAAAGCGATTGCAGAAGGACCTTCAGAGCAATAG
- the pilL2 gene encoding PFGI-1 class ICE element type IV pilus protein PilL2, producing the protein MKITVFIGVLAIILTGCHAPSKTPQSQRAPENAVTVTQITRNIQPALPDIYQPTREVVRYGRYLLVSTDPTEAQRNPLAQLIDIHIPASQNPTIADAMRYVLRQSGYTLCASEKTNDLLYRQPLPSVHAQLGPVRLRTALQIMAGPAWQLEVDEVQRVVCHYLRQGYQLPQSQPGGR; encoded by the coding sequence ATGAAAATAACAGTCTTCATTGGCGTCTTGGCCATTATCCTGACGGGTTGTCATGCCCCGTCAAAGACACCGCAATCTCAGCGTGCTCCCGAAAACGCGGTTACAGTCACGCAAATCACACGTAATATTCAGCCCGCCTTACCTGATATTTATCAACCAACGCGGGAAGTCGTCCGCTATGGACGTTATCTGCTGGTCAGCACTGACCCGACAGAGGCACAGCGTAACCCGCTTGCCCAACTGATTGATATTCATATCCCGGCTTCACAGAACCCCACAATTGCCGATGCCATGCGTTATGTGTTGCGCCAATCGGGCTACACGTTATGTGCGTCTGAAAAAACTAATGACCTCTTGTATCGCCAGCCACTGCCGTCGGTGCACGCTCAGTTAGGCCCTGTCCGGTTGCGCACGGCGTTGCAGATTATGGCCGGTCCGGCCTGGCAACTGGAAGTCGATGAGGTTCAACGCGTAGTTTGCCATTACTTGCGACAGGGCTATCAGCTCCCGCAATCTCAGCCGGGAGGCCGTTGA